The Setaria italica strain Yugu1 chromosome IX, Setaria_italica_v2.0, whole genome shotgun sequence genome has a window encoding:
- the LOC101756467 gene encoding probable WRKY transcription factor 33: MASSSQHPAAIGSGGGDKNQAEDAAAVPAAAASEAGGQLVMPEDGHEWKKYGQKFIKNIQKIRSYFRCRHRLCGAKKKVEWHPSDPSGALRVVYEGAHQHGSPSPPSSAAGGASNRYELGAQIFGGARSQSQ; the protein is encoded by the exons ATGGCATCAAGCTCGCAGCATCCCGCCGCAAT AGGAAGCGGCGGAGGAGACAAAAATCAagcggaggacgcggcggcggtgccggcggcggcggcgtcagagGCCGGCGGCCAGCTGGTGATGCCCGAGGACGGCCACGAATGGAAGAAGTACGGCCAGAAGTTCATCAAGAACATCCAAAAAATCAG GAGCTACTTCCGGTGCCGCCACAGGCTGTgcggcgccaagaagaaggtGGAGTGGCACCCGAGCGACCCCAGCGGGGCCCTCCGCGTCGTCTACGAGGGCGCGCACCAGCAcggctccccgtcgccgccgtcgtcagcggccggcggcgcctccaACAGGTACGAGCTGGGCGCGCAGATCTTCGGCGGGGCTCGCTCGCAGTCGCAGTGA
- the LOC101756873 gene encoding TATA-box-binding protein 2 has product MAEPGLEGSQPVDLSKHPSGIVPTLQNIVSTVNLDCKLDLKAIALQARNAEYNPKRFAAVIMRIREPKTTALIFASGKMVCTGAKSEQQSKLAARKYARIIQKLGFPAKFKDFKIQNIVGSCDVKFPIRLEGLAYSHGAFSSYEPELFPGLIYRMKQPKIVLLIFVSGKIVLTGAKVREETYTAFENIYPVLTEFRKVQQ; this is encoded by the exons ATGGCGGAGCCGGGGCTCGAGGGCAGCCAGCCGGTGGATCTGTCCAAGCACCCCTCCGGCATCGTCCCCACGCTCCA GAATATCGTATCAACAGTTAATTTGGATTGCAAGCTTGACCTCAAAGCAATAGCTTTGCAAGCACGCAATGCTGAGTATAACCCAAAG CGTTTTGCTGCAGTCATCATGAGAATAAGAGAACCCAAAACCACAGCACTGATATTTGCATCGGGTAAAATG GTCTGTACTGGAGCAAAGAGCGAACAACAATCTAAGCTTGCAGCAAGAAAG TATGCTCGTATTATTCAGAAACTTGGCTTTCCAGCTAAGTTTAAG GACTTCAAGATTCAGAATATCGTTGGCTCCTGTGACGTCAAGTTTCCAATTAGGCTTGAGGGACTTGCATATTCGCACGGTGCCTTCTCAAGT TATGAACCGGAACTGTTTCCTGGCCTGATCTATCGGATGAAACAACCAAAGATCGTTCTTTTGATTTTTGTTTCTGGCAAGATTGTTTTGACTGGCGCTAAG GTGAGAGAGGAGACGTACACTGCCTTCGAAAACATCTATCCTGTGTTGACAGAGTTCAGAAAAGTCCAGCAATG A
- the LOC101772031 gene encoding plant cysteine oxidase 2 yields the protein MPISSLPTTTPPLASSITDAPRLPHRLHSASLLLPLLQIHHRDIIDILGRIRPDDVGLRDDFRFSHGMNTAGHRNPPIITCKSIIRCKNFEIAVLFLPKGTVMPLHDHPGMTVFSKLLIGSAHVEGYDWIRRPRTFSTISGSRILAEKVLDRDVTPESGARVLFPDAGGNMHRFVAGEEMHCAFLDVLTPPYAPTERRRCTYHKDFPCNLCACWRTSGLTEAQRRPGKLAWLQEVAKPRDLRIISLQYRKLIIF from the exons ATGCCTATCTCTTCGTTGCCAACCACAACGCCGCCGCTAGCCTCTTCAATCACAGATGCTCCCCGTCTTCCTCATCGGCTACACTCCGCATCTCTCCTACTCCCTCTGCTTCAGATACACCACCGAGATATTATCGACATATTGG GTAGGATCAGACCGGATGACGTCGGGCTTAGGGACGACTTCCGCTTCTCCCACGGGATGAACACTGCCGGCCATCGGAATCCTCCCATCATTACATGCAAATCCATCATCCGGTGCAAAAATTTTGAG ATCGCAGTGCTCTTCCTTCCCAAAGGAACAGTCATGCCCCTCCACGACCACCCGGGCATGACGGTGTTCAGCAAGCTCCTAATCGGGTCGGCGCACGTCGAAGGCTACGACTGGATCCGTCGTCCCCGCACCTTCTCCACCATCTCAGGCTCCAGGATACTCGCCGAGAAGGTGCTGGACCGCGACGTCACGCCGGAATCCGGCGCCCGGGTGCTGTTCCCGGATGCCGGCGGGAACATGCACCGGTTCGTGGCCGGAGAGGAGATGCACTGCGCGTTCCTCGACGTCCTCACGCCGCCATACGCGCCTACGGAGCGGCGGCGTTGCACCTACCACAAGGACTTTCCCTGCAATCTCTGTGCAT GTTGGCGGACAAGCGGGCTGACGGAGGCGCAGAGGCGCCCGGGAAAGCTGGCATGGCTACAAGAGGTCGCCAAGCCTAGGGACTTACGGATTATCAGCTTGCAGTATCGAAAACTGATTATCTTCTAG
- the LOC101758772 gene encoding uncharacterized protein LOC101758772 produces the protein MEAAPAARTFSPSSSSAGARPRHTLAYPAPQRARALAAPPPSRAVASSRAPLVVSSPPPASPGPPAAAHAKVDRSGRFCSPRAARELALMISYAACLEGADVVRLFDRRISARREPGYVFDKACLLSYNHMSFGGGPLEVGTEEEAEKLTSQNEKDSANEAEVLSAPPKLVYNNFVLRLSRELLVAVASGWDKHVDIIDKIIPQTWKDEPVARILELCILHIAMAEMTSKGTPHKVVINEAVDLAKRFCDGGAPRVINGCLRTFVKDHVDITGTNQAAEPKA, from the exons ATGGAAGCAGCGCCAGCCGCTCGCACCTTCTCCCCGTCTTCCTCCTCAGCAGGAGCTAGACCTCGCCATACTCTCGCCTACCCGGCCCCGCAGCGCGCCCGGGCGCTCGCGGCACCGCCTCCGTCGcgcgccgtcgcctcctcccGCGCGCCGCTGGTGGTGtccagcccgccgcccgcgtcACCGGGGCCTCCCGCGGCCGCGCACGCCAAGGTCGACCGCTCCGGCCGCTTCTGcagcccccgcgccgcccgggAGCTCGCGCT GATGATTTCCTACGCCGCGTGCCTGGAGGGCGCTGACGTCGTCCGGCTCTTCGACCGCAGGATCAGCGCGAGACGAG AGCCCGGGTATGTTTTCGACAAGGCATGCCTATTGAGTTACAACCATATGAGCTTCGGCGGGGGACCTCTCGAGGttgggacggaggaggaggctgaGAAGCTGACCAGCCAGAACGAGAAGGATTCGGCCAACG AAGCAGAAGTTCTTTCAGCTCCTCCAAAGCTGGTTTACAACAACTTTGTCTTAAG GTTGTCCAGGGAACTTTTAGTGGCTGTTGCCAGTGGATGGGATAAACATGTTGATATCATCGACAAAATAATTCCCCAGACTTGGAAG GATGAGCCTGTGGCAAGGATACTTGAGCTCTGCATTCTCCATATTGCTATGGCAGAGATGACATCAAAAGGAACACCTCACAAAGTTGTCATTAACGAG GCAGTAGATCTGGCAAAACGATTTTGTGACGGTGGTGCCCCTCGGGTAATTAATGGATGCCTTCGAACATTTGTAAAGGATCACGTCGACATTACAGGTACTAATCAAGCAGCTGAACCAAAAGCGTGA
- the LOC101758082 gene encoding glucan endo-1,3-beta-glucosidase 8 — translation MAAASYHWLAVMAALVVALVAGLPAAGALGVNWGTMATHRLPSGTVVRMLQDNGIRKVKLFDADPGPMDALAGSGIEVMVGIPNNMLDMMTDYGTARDWVHENVSRYNFDGGVTIKYVAVGNEPFLSAFNGTFLNVTLPALQNIQRALDDAGLGESIKATVPLNADVYNSPVSNPVPSAGRFRSDIADLMTEIVQFLNQSGAPFTVNIYPFLSLYGSDGFPLDYAFFDGTSSPVVDAGSGITYTNVFDANFDTLVSALAAAGAGGLPVVVGEVGWPTDGDTHATAAYAQKFYAGLLRKLAANAGTPLRPSQYIEVYLFSLIDEDAKSVAPGNFERHWGIVRYDGQPKYPMDLSGGQGGNAAPAALVAARGVQYLPRQWCVANPNAPDTSRISDGVAYACSLSDCTALGYGSSCNGLDAAGNASYAFNMYFQVQNQAEGSCDFQGLAVTTAQNPSTDACNFTIQIEPSAAGRRRRAPVAAALPLLLVLRAVLQVVL, via the exons atggcggcggcgagctatCATTGGCTGGCCGTCATGGCCGCTCTGGTGGTGGCGTTGGTCGccgggctgccggcggcgggagcgctcGGGGTGAACTGGGGCACGATGGCGACGCACAGGCTGCCGTCGGGCACCGTGGTGCGGATGCTGCAGGACAACGGCATCAGGAAGGTGAAGCTGttcgacgccgaccccgggccGATGGACGCGCTCGCCGGCAGCGGCATCGAGGTGATGGTGGGCATCCCCAACAACATGCTGGACATGATGACCGACTACGGCACGGCCAGGGACTGGGTGCACGAGAACGTCAGCCGCTACAACTTCGACGGCGGCGTGACCATCAA ATACGTAGCCGTTGGGAATGAGCCCTTCCTGTCGGCTTTCAACGGCACGTTCCTGAACGTGACGTTGCCCGCCCTGCAGAACATCCAGCGCGCGCTCGACGACGCCGGCCTCGGCGAGAGCATAAAGGCCACCGTCCCGCTGAACGCCGACGTGTACAACTCCCCGGTGAGCAACCCCGTCCCGTCCGCCGGCCGGTTCCGGTCGGACATCGCCGACCTCATGACGGAGATCGTGCAGTTCCTCAACCAGAGCGGCGCGCCCTTCACCGTCAACATCTACCCGTTCCTGAGCCTCTACGGCAGCGACGGCTTCCCGCTCGACTACGCCTTCTTCGATGGCACGAGCAGCCCCGTCGTGGACGCCGGCAGCGGCATCACGTACACCAACGTGTTCGACGCCAACTTCGACACGCTCGTGTCCGCGCTAGCCGCGGCGGGAGCCGGCGGTctccccgtcgtcgtcggcgaggtCGGCTGGCCGACCGACGGGGAcacgcacgccaccgccgcgtaCGCGCAGAAGTTCTACGCGGGCCTGCTGCGGAAGCTGGCGGCGAACGCCGGCACGCCGCTGCGGCCGAGCCAGTACATCGAGGTGTACCTGTTCAGCCTCATCGACGAGGACGCCAAGAGCGTGGCCCCGGGCAACTTCGAGCGCCACTGGGGCATCGTGCGGTACGACGGCCAGCCGAAGTACCCGATGGACCTGTCCGGCGGGCAGGGCGGgaacgcggcgccggcggcgctcgtggcggcgcgcggggtcCAGTACCTGCCTCGGCAGTGGTGCGTGGCGAACCCCAACGCGCCGGACACGAGCAGGATCAGCGACGGCGTCGCCTACGCGTGCAGCCTCTCCGACTGCACCGCGCTCGGCTACGGCTCGTCGTGCAACGGCTTGGACGCCGCCGGCAACGCGTCGTACGCGTTCAACATGTACTTCCAGGTGCAGAACCAGGCGGAGGGCAGCTGCGACTTCCAGGGGCTCGCCGTGACGACGGCACAGAACCCGTCCACGGATGCCTGCAACTTCACCATACAGATCGAGCCGTCGGCCgcggggagacggcggcgcgccccggTGGCGGCCGCTCTGCCGCTCCTCTTGGTTCTTCGGGCTGTCCTGCAGGTTGTTCTGTGA